The genomic DNA TTCATCCGCACTGTTCCTATGCCAAGCGCGTGATGCTTAAAATGCCTAACATCGAAGATGTATTCTCACCAGAGTCATAATCTGGCGGCATTCTATTTATTATTCGCTTTCTTTTCTAAGTTAAGT from Riemerella columbina includes the following:
- a CDS encoding GNAT family N-acetyltransferase, which translates into the protein MKGRGFGRMLVKEAIVFSREHGWQVHPHCSYAKRVMLKMPNIEDVFSPES